From the Actinopolymorpha singaporensis genome, the window GCCTGGGCATGACCGCCAACGTCGGCATCGCCGAACGCGCCGACCGGCTGGTCGCGGTCCTGGTGGCCACGGGCCTGGCCGGACTGGGAGTGCCGTTCCTCCTGCCGGCCGTCCTGTGCCTGCTGGCCGTCGCGAGCACGGTGACCGTCGTGCAGCGGATCCTGGCGGTGCGCGCGCAGGCGCTGGCCAACGAGCGGGGCCCGGGCCGCGGTCCGGGCGGTGCCACGACGAGCGGGACCGCCACCGGAGCGGGCACCGAGCGGCCGGGCACCGGGCGACCGGGCGCGGAGAGGGAGGCCCGGTGATCGCAGCCGGCCGACCCGCCGCCGAGGACCCGGGTCGAGACCGTCCGCACACCGACCACCCTCACAGCCGTACGGACGACAGCCATAACGCCGACAGCCGTACCGCCGACCGTCTGTCGTTCCCGCTCCGCCTGAAGTACGCCGCGAGCTACCGCGCCTACGCCGCCGGCTGGAAGGTCCTGCGGCTGCTGCCCGCGCCCGCCGCGTACGGCCTGCTGCGCCTCGGCGCCGATCTCGTCTGGCGGCGCCGGTTCAAGGGCGTGCGGCGTCTGGAACGCAACCTCGCCCGCGTACGCCCCGAAGCCACTCCCGAGGAGCTCCGTCGGCTGTCCCGGGCCGGGATGCGCTCGTACTTCCGCTACTGGTGTGAGGCGTTCCGGCTGCCCGACCTCGACCCGGACGACATCAAGGGCGCGGTCGTCACCCATGGCGAGGACGCGTTCTGGGCGGCGATGCGGTCCGGCAAGGGCGTGGTGGCCCCGCTGCCGCACATGGGCAACTGGGACTTCGCGGGCGCGTGGGCCGCCGCCAACGGCGCTCCGGTGACCACGGTCGCCGAACGCGTGCGTCCCGAACGCCTCTACGACCGGTTCGTCGCCTACCGTGCCGCGCTCGGTATCCAGGTGCTCGCCGCCACGGGCGGCCCCGACCCGATGCGGGTGCTCGCCGACCGGCTGCGGGAGGGCGGACTCGTCTGCCTGGTCGCCGACCGCGACCTGTCCGCCCGCGGCGTCGAGGTCGACTTCTTCGGCGAGCGCACCCGGATGCCGGCCGGCCCGGCGGCGCTGGCGCTGCGGACCGGCGCCACCCTGCTGCCGGTCACGCTGTGGTACGACGGACCCACCATGCACGTGCGCTTCCATCCGGCAGTGGCCAAGCCGCCCGGCTCCCGGCAGGCGATCCGCGACCTCACCCAGCAGGTCGCCGACGCCTTCGCCGCCGGGATCGCCGAGCACCCACAGGACTGGCACATGCTGCAGCGGATGTGGATCGCCGACCTCGAACCCGCCCGCCGCGCGGACCTCGACCGGGGGCGATGATGCGGATCGGCATCGTCTGCCCCTACTCGCTGGACGCGCCCGGCGGGGTGCAGAACCACGTCCGCGACCTGGCCGAGGTCCTGCTCGCCGAGGGGCACGCCGTGTCCGTGCTCGCCCCGGCCGACGACGACACACCAGTGCCGCCGTACGTCGTGCCCGCGGGCCGGGCGGTCCCGGTGCCGTACAACGGCTCGGTGGCCCGGCTGGCGTTCGGCCCGGTGTCGGCTGCCAGGGTGCGCCGCTGGATCCGCGACGGGCAGTTCGACGTCCTCCACATCCACGAACCGGCCACCCCGTCACTGTCGCTGCTCGCGCTGTGGTCGGCGGTCGGTCCCATCGTGGGCACCTTCCACACCGCCATGCCGCGGTCGCGGATGATGAGCGTCGCCTCGTCGGTCCTGCGCCCGGCCCTGGAGAAGATCTCCGCCCGGATCGCGGTGAGCGAGCCGGCCCGGGCCACCCTCGTCCAGCACCTGGGCGGGGAACCCGTGGTGATTCCGAACGGCCTGTTCGTGGACCGGTTCGCCCGCGCCCGTCCCCGCCCGGAGTGGCAGGGCGCGGGCGGCACGATGTGCTTCCTGGGACGCCTGGACGAGCCGCGCAAGGGCCTCGCCGTCCTGCTGCGGGCGTTCCCGGCGATCTGGCGGGCCCGGCCCGGCGTACGCCTGCTGGTCGCGGGCCCCGGCGACGTCGAGGAGGCCCGCTCCGGGCTGCCCGCCGAGTGCCGGGACGCGGTCACGTTCCTCGGCCGGATCGACGACGAGGGCAGGGCCGACATGTTCGCCAGCTCGCAGGTGTACGTCGCACCGCAGACCGGCGGTGAGTCGTTCGGCATCGTGCTGGTGGAGGCGATGGCGGCCGGCGCGCCGGTGCTCGCCAGCGACCTGGACGCGTTCCGGCTGGTGGTCGACGGCGGGCGGCTCGGCCGGCTGTTCGAGGTCGGCGACAGCGACGACCTGGCCACCGGTGCGCTGGAACTGCTGGGGGACGCGGCCTTCCGGGACCGGCTGCGCGATGCCGCCCGGGTCGCGGTCCGCCGCTACGACTGGAGCAGCGTCGCCAAGGAGATCGTCTCGGTCTACGAGATGGTGGCCGCGGGTTACCCGGGTGTCGGCGAGGCCGACGACCGGAGCCGCGGTGTCCGGCCGGGCGGGAGGCCCCGGTGAACTGGAACTGGCTGCTGCTCGTCCTGGCCGTCCTCGCGGTGGCCGGGGTCTACCTCTCCTGGACGGCGGGCCGGATCGACCGGCTGCACGCCCGGCTCGACGCCGCCCGGGCGGTCCTGGAGGCCCAGCTGTTCCGCCGGGCGGCGATCGCGCTGGAGGTCGCCACGTCGGGCATGCTCGACCCGGCCACCTCGCTGCTGGTGATCGACGCCGCCCAGCGCTCCAGCGCCGCCGACGACGAGGAGGAACGCGAGGTCGCGGGCTCCGATCTGTCCAAGGCGCTGGCGGTCGTGTTCCCCGACGTGGAGACCAGCCAGGAGATCGCCACCGAACCCGGCGCCGCCGAACTCCTGGCCGAACTCGGCGCGGCCTGCCGGCGGGTGGAGATGGCCCGGAGGTTCCACAACGACACCGTGGCCACCACCCGTGCCCTGCGCGGCCGCCGGCTGGTCCGGTGGTTCCGGCTGGCCGGCCACGCGCGGATGCCCACCACCGTGGAGATGGACGTCACCCCGCCGGCCGGTCTCGCGCCCTGATCACCCGCCACGCGGCGGAACGTCACGCGCGGTCGCCTACCATGGATGTGCCGTTCCGTGCCCATATTCGCGAGGTAGACAGTGACCGAAGCACAGTCCGCACCCACCGACGCCACCAGCCGGCCCACGACCGCTCCCGTCACCGGGACCGCCAAGGTCAAGCGCGGCATGGCGGAGATGCTCAAGGGCGGGGTGATCATGGATGTGGTCACGCCCGAGCAGGCGAAGATCGCCGAGGACGCCGGCGCCGTCGCGGTGATGGCGCTCGAGCGGGTCCCCGCCGACATCCGGGTACAGGGCGGCGTCGCCCGGATGAGCGACCCCGACATGATCGACGGGATCATCAGCGCGGTCTCCATCCCGGTGATGGCCAAGGCCCGCATCGGCCACTTCGTCGAGGCGCAGGTCCTGCAGGCGATCGGCGTCGACTACGTGGACGAGTCCGAGGTCCTCACCCCGGCCGACGAGGCGCACCACATCGACAAGTGGGCGTTCACCGTCCCGTTCGTGTGCGGCGCCACCAACCTCGGCGAGGCGCTGCGCCGCCTGTCCGAGGGCGCGGCGATGATCCGTTCCAAGGGCGAGGCCGGCACCGGCAACGTCGTCGAGGCGACCCGCCACATGCGGTCCATCCGCGCCGAGATCCGCCGGCTGGCCACGCTCGACGACGAGGAGCTGTTCGTCGCCGCGAAGGAGCTGCGCGCGCCGTACGACCTGGTGCAGGAGGTGGCCCGCGCCGGCAAGCTGCCGGTCGTGCTGTTCACCGCCGGCGGCATCGCCACCCCGGCCGACGCGGCGATGATGATGCAGCTCGGCGCCGAGGGCGTCTTCGTCGGCTCGGGCATCTTCAAGTCCGGTGACCCGGCCAAGCGGGCCGAGGCGATCGTGAAGGCGACCACCTTCCACGACGACCCCGACGTGGTGGCGAAGGTGTCCCGTGGCCTGGGCGAGGCGATGGTCGGCCTGAACGTCACCGACCTGCCGGAGAGCCAGCGGCTGGCCACCCGCGGTTGGTGACCATGCACGTGTGAGGGGCGCCGTCGGTGTCGGCGATGTCGTCGGCGCCGGCGCCCTTCTGCTCGTCCGCACGAGTTGGTACGACTCGGCACGACTCGGGGGAAGTTGGGCCGCCCTCGTAGACTGGGACTTTGCCCTGAGTGTGCCCCCGAGTGCGCAAGGAACCCAGTGAGCGAACCCACCATCGGCATTCTCGCCCTGCAGGGCGACGTCCGCGAACACCACCGGATGCTGACGGAGTCCGGCGCGAAGCCGGTGAACGTCCGCCGGCCCGAGGAGCTCCTCGGCGTCGACGCCCTCGTCGTCCCGGGCGGGGAGTCGACCACGATGTTCAAGCTGGCGGCGGCGTTCGACCTGCTCGAGCCGCTGCGCAAGCGGGTGGCCGCGGGCATGCCGGCGTTCGGCACCTGCGCGGGGATGATCATGCTGGCCGACCGGATCCAGGACGGAATCGAGGGCCAGCAGACGGTCGGCGGGATCGACGTGACCGTACGCCGGAACGCGTTCGGCCGGCAGGTGGACTCCTTCGAGGCCGACGTACCGCTGGACGCCATCGACCCCAGCCCCCAGCCGCAGCCGTACCACGCGGTGTTCATAAGGGCACCGTGGGTGGAGTCGGTGGGCTCCGGTGCCGAGGTGCTCGCCCGCGTAGCCTCCGGTCCGGCCGCCGGTAGGATCGTTGCGGTCCGCCAGGGTCGCCTGCTCGCCACGGCCTTCCACCCAGAGCTTGCCGGCGACGCGCGCATCCACCGTTTCTTCGTCGAACTCGTGAAGGAGGCGTAGCCCGCCATGTCCGGCCACTCCAAGTGGGCGACCACGAAGCACAAGAAGGCCGTCGTCGACGCCAAGCGCGGCAAGCTCTTCGCGAAGCTGATCAAGAACATCGAGGTCGCCGCGCGCGTCGGCGGGGGAGACCCGGCCGGCAACCCGACGCTGTTCGACGCCATCCAGAAGGCGAAGAAGTCGTCGGTTCCCAACGACAACATCGATCGCGCGGTCAAGCGCGGCGCGGGCCTGGAAGCCGGCGGCGCCGACTACCAGACGATCATGTACGAAGGCTACGGACCGGCCGGGGTCGCGATCCTGATCGAGTGCCTCACCGACAACCGCAACCGCGCCGCCGGTGACGTACGCACCGCCACCACCCGCAACGGCGGGACGATGGCCGACGCGGGCAGCGTGTCCTACATGTTCAGCCGGCGTGGCGTCGTGGTCGTCCCCCGGGAGCAGGACGGCCGCGTCCTCGGCGAGGACGACGTGTTGGGCGCCGTGCTCGACGCCGGTGCCGAGGAGGTCAACGACCTCGGCGAGGCGTTCGAGGTGATCTCCGAGCCGACCGACCTGGTGGCTGTGCGCACCGCGCTGCGCGACGCCGGGATCGACTACGACTCCGCCGACGCGAGCTTCGTCCCCAGCGTGACCGTGCCGCTGGACGAGGAGACCGCGCCGAAGGTCTTCCGGCTGGTCGAGGCGCTGGAGGACTGCGACGACGTGCAGAACGTCTACGCCAACTTCGACGTCTCCGACGAGATCATGGAGAAGGTCGGCTAGCGGACCTTCTACCGGGCGCGAGCGCGCCTTCCTGACACTCCGCCGCCGTCTTCGCCCGCGCAGCCGGGCGGGCGGGCGGCGGTTTGTCGTACGACCGGGTGTTTCGACCGGTTTTCCGGGTCGACCTCAGGGTTTCGTCAGGGTCGGCGGGGCACGCTTGCGCCCTACATACGCGACCGGCGGCGGTTACCGTGTTGGCGTGCGACGCGACCTCGCCGACGAAGCCACCACAGTCGAGTCGGCCCGACTCGGCGGCTACGTGCTTCACGAGCGGGTCGGCCAGGGCGGCATGGGCGTGGTCCATCGGGCCACCGACCCCCGTGGCCGGGTGGTGGCGGTCAAGCTCCTGCGCCCGCACATCGCCGGCGACGGCGAGTCCCGTGCCCGGTTCGCGCGCGAGGCGAGGGTGCTCGCCCGGGTGCGTGGGCGGCACGTCGCCCAGGTGCTCGACGCCGACGTGGCGGCGGCCACGCCGTACCTCGTCACCGACTTCGTGGCCGGCCCGGCGCTGTACGAGGTGGTCGACGCCGACGGTCCTCTGGCCGGCGCGGAGCTGGCCGACCTCGCCGGGGACCTGGCCGACGCGCTCTGCTCGATCCACGGCGCCGGCGTGGTGCACCGCGACCTGAAGCCGGGCAACGTCCTGCTGGCCGACGGGATCGCAGTGGTGATCGACTTCGGCATCGCCCAGATCGCCGACGACACCCGGATGACCACGCCCGGCCTCGTGTACGGCACGCCCGGGTACGTCGCGCCGGAGATCCTCACCGGCGCCGACGTCACCGGCGCCGCCGACGTGCACGCCTGGGCGGCCACGGTGGCCTACGCCTCCACCGGCCGGCCGCCGTTCGGGCGCGGGCCGCTGGAGGCGGTCGCCTACCGCGTCCTGCACGAGGATCCCGATCTCACCGGCTGCCCGGAGTGGCTGGAGCCGGTGCTCGTCCGGTGCTTCGCGAAGAACCCCGCCGAGCGCCCCACGTCCGCACAGTTGCTGCGCTGGCTGGAGACGGGGGAGGAGCCACCCGCGCCGGATCCGGGCGGCGGGTACGACGACGAGTACGACCCGGCCGGGGCGTACGAGACCGACGACCCCGATCACCCGGAGACCGTGCGCCTCGGCACCGGCGTACCAGTGGGGACGTTCGCGGACGGGACGTATGCGGACGACGGCCACTCCGGCGGCCCGTACGCCTCGTCCGGCGGCACCGCCGTCTACCCTGCCGTCCCCCGTGAGGACGAGGAGGACGACCGGCAGGACGGGTACGACGAGACCTGTCCCGACCAGTGGTACGGCGAGGGCCGGCCCGAGGATCCCGGTCCGGACGGCGAGGGTGCTGCCGAACCCGCCGCCGCCCGGTCGTCGCACTCGGGCCTGCCGCGGGCGTCGTACCGCGTGGTGACCGCGCTCGGCTTCCTCACCGTCGGGGCGCTGGCGGCGGTTATGCCGTTCGGCGCACTCGCCGTGCTGGTCGGCTGGCTGCTGGTCGCGTGGACGGTGCAGGGCTCGGCCGGATTCGTCGAGCGCCGTCGCCACCAGCGGGGCCGCCGGCGGACGGATCCGTTCGCCGCCGCGGCCGTCCTGCCGTGGCATGTCGTCAGGGCGGCGGCGGTCACGGTCCTCACGGTCGCGGCGGCGCTCGTCGGCGCCGGCTTCCTGGCGGCGGTGCTGGTCCTGTTCTTCTACGTCGGTGCGATCAGCCCGCGCTGGGACCTGGCCTGCGGTGTCACCGGACTGGTCGTGTCCGCGCTGACCTGGTGGGGCATCCGCGGCGAAGGGCTGCAGGAGGGTTCCCGGCGGATCCTGCGCCGGGTCGTCGGCCGCCGCAGGGGAGTGCTGGTCGCCACGGGCGTGGTGCTCGCCGCGCTGACGTTGTTCCTGGTCGCGGTGGCGAGCGGTGAGCCCGTGTCCTGGTGGCCGCTGGAGCACAACCCGTTCCCGCGACTGGACTGGCCCGGCTGACCTCCGGAGCGCACGGTCTCGGCTCGCTCCGGCGCGTCGCCCGCTCCCGCTGATCAACCACCGCTAGGCTCCGAACAGGTGTTCGGTGAACGACGCGGGAGGTACGACGGCCGGTGCGGGTGCTCGGAGTCGACCCCGGCCTGACGCGCTGCGGGCTCGGGCTGGTGCAGGGCGGGCATCCCCGCCAGCTGGCGCTGGTCGCCGTCGACGTCGTGCGCACCCGGCCCGACGAGGAGCTGGGCGCCCGCCTGCTGGCCGTCGACCGGGCGGTCGGTGACTGGCTGGACGAGCACCGGCCCGACGCGGTGGCGCTGGAGCGCGTGTTCAGCCAGCACAACGTCCGCACCGTGATGGGAACCGCCCAGGTGAGCGGCGTCGTTCTGGCCGCGGCGGCCCGGCGCGGCATCCCGGTCGGCCTGCACACGCCCAGCGAGGTCAAGGCGGCGGTCACCGGCAGCGGCCGGGCCGGCAAGGAGCAGGTGACCAACATGGTGACCAGGATCCTCGCCCTGGCCAGCAAGCCTCGCCCGGCAGACGCCGCGGACGCGCTGGCACTGGCCATCTGCCACCTGTGGCGCGGACCGGCGGCGGCCCGGATCGAGGCCGCGAAGGCCCAGGCGTCGAAGCTGCAGGCCGGGCGGACCGCGACTCGCGCCCGGCCGGCCAACGCCGCGTCCGGAGCGACCTCCGGTGCGACGGCCAAAACCTGGACCAACGCGACGACCAGCGCGACGACCGGTGCGGCCAGGTGGCAGACTCCACGCCGCGCCACCGACCCACCGAGGAGCAGCACGTGATCGCATTCGTCCGTGGAACCATCGCCTCCGTCGGGCTCGACACCGCGGTCGTCGAGGTCGGCGGTGTCGGCATGGAGGTCCGGGCCACCCCGGCCACGCTGGCCGAGCTGCGCGTCGGCGCGACCGCGAAGTTGCCGACCAGCCTGGTCGTCCGGGAGGACTCCCTGACGCTCTACGGCTTCGCCGACGACGACGAGCGTGCGGTCTTCGAGCTGCTGCAGACCGCCAGCGGCGTCGGGCCGCGACTGGCGCAGGCGATGCTGGCCGTGCACCGACCGGACGAGCTCCGCCGCGCGGTCGCCGCCGAGGACCTCGCCGCGCTCACCAAGGTTCCGGGCATCGGCCGCAAGGGCGCCCAGAGGATCGTGCTGGAGCTGAAGGACCGCCTCGGCGCACCGGTCGGCGGCTCGGCCCCCGCCGGTGCCGCGCTCCCGGTCGCGGGAGTGGCGCCGGGTGCCGCCTGGCGTGACCAGGTGCGCGGCGCACTGCTCGGCCTCGGCTGGTCCGCCCGGGAGGCCGAGTCCGCGCTGGACGCGGTCGCACCGATGGCGGAGGAGATGGCCGGCGGAGCCGGGGCGAACGCTCCCGGGTCCACCAACGGAGCCGGCGGCAAAGTCAACGACAAGGGCGCGAACGGAGCCGCCGGCGCCGGCGCGCCCGACGTGGCCGCGCTGTTGCGGGCCGCTCTCCGAACGCTCTCCAGGGCCTGAGGAAGACTCTCGAGCCGAGACCCGGCCGGGCAGCACACCCACCACACCGGCCAGTGCGCACACCGCGATCCGACCATCCGAGGAGTCCGCATGACGTCCCACGTCGACGACGGCGGCGACCACTCCGTCGGCCGTTCCCTGATCGCCGCGGAGGCCGCCGCCGACGAGAGCACTGTCGAGGCGGCGCTGCGCCCGCGCACCCTGGCGGAGCTGATCGGCCAGGGCCGCGTCCGCGACCAGCTCGGGCTGGTGCTCGAGGCGGCCCGCAGTCGCGGTCGCCCGCCGGACCACGTGCTGCTCGCCGGTCCGCCAGGGCTGGGCAAGACCACCCTGGCGATGATCATCGCCGCCGAGCTGTCCGCGCCGCTGCGGGTGACCAGCGGCCCCGCCATCCAGCACGCCGGTGACCTCGCCGCCATCCTGTCCTCCCTGGCCGAGGGGGAGGTGCTCTTCCTGGACGAGATCCACCGGATGAGCCGCCCTGCCGAGGAGATGCTCTACATGGCGATGGAGGACTTCCGGGTCGACGTCGTGGTCGGCAAGGGCCCGGGGGCGACCGCCATTCCCCTGGAGATCCCGCCGTTCACGTTGGTGGGTGCGACCACCCGCGCCGGACTGCTGCCGGGGCCGTTGCGGGACCGGTTCGGCTTCACCGGCCACCTGGAGTACTACGAGGTGGACGAGCTGGACGAGATCGTCCGCCGGTCCGCCCAGTTGCTCGACGTACCCATCACCGACCACGCCGCCCGGGAGGTGGCCAGCCGCTCTCGCGGCACGCCGCGGATCGCCAACCGGCTGTTGCGCCGGGTCCGCGACTACGCCCAGGTCCGCGCCGACGGAGTCGTACGCACGAAGACGGCGCAGGCGGCGCTCGACCTGTACGAGGTGGACGAGGAGGGCCTGGACCGGCTCGACCGGGCCGTGCTCGACGCGCTGTGCCGCCGGTTCGGTGGCGGCCCGGTGGGGGTGTCCACCCTCGCCGTCGCGGTCGGCGAGGAACGCGAGACAGTGGAGGAGGTGGCCGAGCCGTTCCTGGTCCGGCGGGGGTACCTCGCCCGCACTCCGCGGGGCCGGGTGGCGACGCCGGCGGCCTGGCGGCAGCTCGGGTTGGCGCCACCGGCCGACGCGGCGTTCGGTCAGTCGCCCAGCCTCTTCGACGATCCGTGAGCGGCGCGGAGCCCGCCCCGTCGCCATGGCCTTCGCCGAGATCGTCACGGTGATCGTCGCAGTGATCGTCGCAGTGATCGTCACGGAGACCAACGGAAAGGCTCGCCCGTCACGGACAGGTCGCACGCCGCCGCGCCGGACAGCGCCGCTAGACTCCGCCGGTGGCCGTGCGTGACATGGCCGTGGCCAGACGACCAAACCGACGATCCCGACGTCGGGGAAGGAAATGACCTCCATGCTTCTCAGCCAGGCGGCCACCGGCGGCGGCTCCAGCTACTGGACGCTGCTTCTCCCGATCCTTCTGTTGGTGTTGTTCTGGGTCGTGGCGATTCGTCCGCAGCGACGCCGCCAGCGCGAAACCACGGACATGCAGAGCAAGCTCCGGCCCGGTCAGCAGGTCATGACCGGGGCGGGCCTGCTGGCCACCGTGCACGCCGTGGAGGACGACGCGGTGGTGCTCGAGATCGCGCCGGGGGTGTACGCCCGGCACGTACGCCAGGCCATCGTCCGCATCATCGAACAGCCGGAGCAGCCCTCGCAGCCGCAGGTCGGCGAAGGCACCACGCCGCCGCCGAGCGACCGCCCCGAGGACCCCACGGCATGAGACCCGCTTCACGGGGAGAGTGAGTAGACGACGTGGCGACGAAGAGACCGCATCCCTGGCGTTCTCTCGCGGTGCTCCTGGTGGCGCTGCTGGTCGGTGTCGGGCTGATGGCCACGCTCGGTGCGTGGACACCGCGGCTCGGCCTCGACCTACGCGGTGGCACGTCCATCACGCTCACCGCGCGGCCGTCGGCGGGCCAGGGTCCGGTCACCCCGGAGAAGCTCGCCGAGGCGGTCCAGATCATCCGCAACCGCGTGGGCGCGATCGCCGAGGCGGAGGTGACGACCCAGGGCAACGACCACATCGTGGTCGAGGTGCCGGGCGTCGGTCAGGATCAGATCGTCCGGCTGGTCGGCAGCACCGCGGAGCTGCGTTTCCGGCAGGTGCTGGCCGCGGCACCGGTCTCCGCGGCGGCGCCGAAGCCGAAGGCCACGCCGTCCAGGTCGCCGGCCACGCCGAAGCCGAAGCCGTCGGTCTCCCCCTCCGCCAAGCCCTCGAAGAGCGCCAAGCCGCGCTCTCCCGGCCGGGCGGTGCCGCAGGCGTTCCGGCGGGACGCGGCGAAGCCCACTCCCACGCCGACCCCCAAGACGGCCACCCCGAGCCCCAAGGCGACCACCCCTACGGTCGACAACGGCAAGGTGCAGGTCTCCACGACCGGGGCCTCGCCCCAGCAGATGGCCGAGCTGCAGAAGTTCAAGTGCGCCGACTACACACCCGGCAAGGACAACCCCAAGCAGGCGCTGTTCACCTGTGACCGCGAGGGCACGACGAAGT encodes:
- a CDS encoding phosphatidylinositol mannoside acyltransferase, giving the protein MIAAGRPAAEDPGRDRPHTDHPHSRTDDSHNADSRTADRLSFPLRLKYAASYRAYAAGWKVLRLLPAPAAYGLLRLGADLVWRRRFKGVRRLERNLARVRPEATPEELRRLSRAGMRSYFRYWCEAFRLPDLDPDDIKGAVVTHGEDAFWAAMRSGKGVVAPLPHMGNWDFAGAWAAANGAPVTTVAERVRPERLYDRFVAYRAALGIQVLAATGGPDPMRVLADRLREGGLVCLVADRDLSARGVEVDFFGERTRMPAGPAALALRTGATLLPVTLWYDGPTMHVRFHPAVAKPPGSRQAIRDLTQQVADAFAAGIAEHPQDWHMLQRMWIADLEPARRADLDRGR
- a CDS encoding glycosyltransferase family 4 protein encodes the protein MRIGIVCPYSLDAPGGVQNHVRDLAEVLLAEGHAVSVLAPADDDTPVPPYVVPAGRAVPVPYNGSVARLAFGPVSAARVRRWIRDGQFDVLHIHEPATPSLSLLALWSAVGPIVGTFHTAMPRSRMMSVASSVLRPALEKISARIAVSEPARATLVQHLGGEPVVIPNGLFVDRFARARPRPEWQGAGGTMCFLGRLDEPRKGLAVLLRAFPAIWRARPGVRLLVAGPGDVEEARSGLPAECRDAVTFLGRIDDEGRADMFASSQVYVAPQTGGESFGIVLVEAMAAGAPVLASDLDAFRLVVDGGRLGRLFEVGDSDDLATGALELLGDAAFRDRLRDAARVAVRRYDWSSVAKEIVSVYEMVAAGYPGVGEADDRSRGVRPGGRPR
- the pdxS gene encoding pyridoxal 5'-phosphate synthase lyase subunit PdxS, which encodes MTEAQSAPTDATSRPTTAPVTGTAKVKRGMAEMLKGGVIMDVVTPEQAKIAEDAGAVAVMALERVPADIRVQGGVARMSDPDMIDGIISAVSIPVMAKARIGHFVEAQVLQAIGVDYVDESEVLTPADEAHHIDKWAFTVPFVCGATNLGEALRRLSEGAAMIRSKGEAGTGNVVEATRHMRSIRAEIRRLATLDDEELFVAAKELRAPYDLVQEVARAGKLPVVLFTAGGIATPADAAMMMQLGAEGVFVGSGIFKSGDPAKRAEAIVKATTFHDDPDVVAKVSRGLGEAMVGLNVTDLPESQRLATRGW
- the pdxT gene encoding pyridoxal 5'-phosphate synthase glutaminase subunit PdxT; amino-acid sequence: MSEPTIGILALQGDVREHHRMLTESGAKPVNVRRPEELLGVDALVVPGGESTTMFKLAAAFDLLEPLRKRVAAGMPAFGTCAGMIMLADRIQDGIEGQQTVGGIDVTVRRNAFGRQVDSFEADVPLDAIDPSPQPQPYHAVFIRAPWVESVGSGAEVLARVASGPAAGRIVAVRQGRLLATAFHPELAGDARIHRFFVELVKEA
- a CDS encoding YebC/PmpR family DNA-binding transcriptional regulator, producing MSGHSKWATTKHKKAVVDAKRGKLFAKLIKNIEVAARVGGGDPAGNPTLFDAIQKAKKSSVPNDNIDRAVKRGAGLEAGGADYQTIMYEGYGPAGVAILIECLTDNRNRAAGDVRTATTRNGGTMADAGSVSYMFSRRGVVVVPREQDGRVLGEDDVLGAVLDAGAEEVNDLGEAFEVISEPTDLVAVRTALRDAGIDYDSADASFVPSVTVPLDEETAPKVFRLVEALEDCDDVQNVYANFDVSDEIMEKVG
- a CDS encoding serine/threonine-protein kinase, which produces MRRDLADEATTVESARLGGYVLHERVGQGGMGVVHRATDPRGRVVAVKLLRPHIAGDGESRARFAREARVLARVRGRHVAQVLDADVAAATPYLVTDFVAGPALYEVVDADGPLAGAELADLAGDLADALCSIHGAGVVHRDLKPGNVLLADGIAVVIDFGIAQIADDTRMTTPGLVYGTPGYVAPEILTGADVTGAADVHAWAATVAYASTGRPPFGRGPLEAVAYRVLHEDPDLTGCPEWLEPVLVRCFAKNPAERPTSAQLLRWLETGEEPPAPDPGGGYDDEYDPAGAYETDDPDHPETVRLGTGVPVGTFADGTYADDGHSGGPYASSGGTAVYPAVPREDEEDDRQDGYDETCPDQWYGEGRPEDPGPDGEGAAEPAAARSSHSGLPRASYRVVTALGFLTVGALAAVMPFGALAVLVGWLLVAWTVQGSAGFVERRRHQRGRRRTDPFAAAAVLPWHVVRAAAVTVLTVAAALVGAGFLAAVLVLFFYVGAISPRWDLACGVTGLVVSALTWWGIRGEGLQEGSRRILRRVVGRRRGVLVATGVVLAALTLFLVAVASGEPVSWWPLEHNPFPRLDWPG
- the ruvC gene encoding crossover junction endodeoxyribonuclease RuvC gives rise to the protein MRVLGVDPGLTRCGLGLVQGGHPRQLALVAVDVVRTRPDEELGARLLAVDRAVGDWLDEHRPDAVALERVFSQHNVRTVMGTAQVSGVVLAAAARRGIPVGLHTPSEVKAAVTGSGRAGKEQVTNMVTRILALASKPRPADAADALALAICHLWRGPAAARIEAAKAQASKLQAGRTATRARPANAASGATSGATAKTWTNATTSATTGAARWQTPRRATDPPRSST
- the ruvA gene encoding Holliday junction branch migration protein RuvA, which produces MIAFVRGTIASVGLDTAVVEVGGVGMEVRATPATLAELRVGATAKLPTSLVVREDSLTLYGFADDDERAVFELLQTASGVGPRLAQAMLAVHRPDELRRAVAAEDLAALTKVPGIGRKGAQRIVLELKDRLGAPVGGSAPAGAALPVAGVAPGAAWRDQVRGALLGLGWSAREAESALDAVAPMAEEMAGGAGANAPGSTNGAGGKVNDKGANGAAGAGAPDVAALLRAALRTLSRA
- the ruvB gene encoding Holliday junction branch migration DNA helicase RuvB, which encodes MTSHVDDGGDHSVGRSLIAAEAAADESTVEAALRPRTLAELIGQGRVRDQLGLVLEAARSRGRPPDHVLLAGPPGLGKTTLAMIIAAELSAPLRVTSGPAIQHAGDLAAILSSLAEGEVLFLDEIHRMSRPAEEMLYMAMEDFRVDVVVGKGPGATAIPLEIPPFTLVGATTRAGLLPGPLRDRFGFTGHLEYYEVDELDEIVRRSAQLLDVPITDHAAREVASRSRGTPRIANRLLRRVRDYAQVRADGVVRTKTAQAALDLYEVDEEGLDRLDRAVLDALCRRFGGGPVGVSTLAVAVGEERETVEEVAEPFLVRRGYLARTPRGRVATPAAWRQLGLAPPADAAFGQSPSLFDDP
- the yajC gene encoding preprotein translocase subunit YajC, which codes for MLLSQAATGGGSSYWTLLLPILLLVLFWVVAIRPQRRRQRETTDMQSKLRPGQQVMTGAGLLATVHAVEDDAVVLEIAPGVYARHVRQAIVRIIEQPEQPSQPQVGEGTTPPPSDRPEDPTA